A stretch of DNA from Triticum dicoccoides isolate Atlit2015 ecotype Zavitan chromosome 2A, WEW_v2.0, whole genome shotgun sequence:
CCAACCAACAACCAGcatactcttcaagggtgcatctgCCAAATTACTTGGACCATCTTGGTGTTGATAGTACAGTCGTTTCAAATTTACAACTCCCAATTGTTTGATCATAGTTCTAGCTCAAGTATTAAAGATATCCTGTGCCCTGCAACTTCAAAATCCGATACGGGAGATATGAAATACCAATGTTTACTTCAACCTCCTTTTCAAATTAAGGAGCTCCCCGCCCCCAATTTAATTTCGCGATGAAACTGATAACTCAGTCAGGATGTTTAGTTGAACTTTTGTACCCAACATCAGCTATTTCTTGAGCAATGCTTACGTGCTTAGTACGATTTCCAGAAGAACAGCCTTCTGAACTTTTAACAGTTCATGTCACTGAATTCTGTGTTTGAAATGCGCACATCATGTCAATTTTGTGATTTTAAGTTGACTCATCCTGTCATAAAGGACAACTAATAATGGATTGCACGCAGATGACCGGAGAAAAATAATGCCAACATGGTCCTCTGCAATGAAGCCAAGTCACTGACTGCGCTGTCACAGCTTCTCTCTGACGAGATAGACGAATAGAAAGTGTCTGGCCTGAAGGGGGGCAAACTGTTGCTACAGCACTAATGTTTCGGTTTTCTCTCATAAATCAATCCCAGCCGTCACAGCCATAGTTTCCCCACCTTTAGTTTAATCTGCTAGTTCATGTACAGCTTTTCTTCTTTACTTTCCATTTGCACAATGTACTAACCTTGTGTACTTTCCCCCTAACTTAACGGCAATGAAAAGCAGCGCTGCTGCATTTATTAAAAAAAACATAATGTTTAAACAAAAATCCAATATAGAGATCCTAAAAATAGCACATTCCACATTTTACCCTTAATTTTTAGCCCTTGAGTTGTGACGGCTTTTACCCCATTTAAAAGATCGTGCCACATTTTACCCGTTGTTGTGACCACGTGATGGCATTTACCCTACTTTATTATTTTCTCCAGATTGACAAGGTGGACCCATATGTCAGGATGATGTCGCAGCTGACTTGGTGGACAACTTAGACATGTTATTCATTAGGGGCAATATTTCAGATTGACAAGGTGGACCCATATGTCAGGATGATGTCGCAGCTGACTTGGTGGACAACTCAGACATGTTATTCACTAGGGGCAATATTTGACATCACGCAGGGGCAGCACGACGTGGCTAGCTGCACCAGTTTGACAAAAAATGACACTATTATCCGACGAGACTTAACACAATTCTTTAGATCTACAACGAATACATATCCGAGCTGTCAACCAATTAGCTGCCACGCCGCCCCTTGTCAAGTTTGGGTAAATAACAAAACGGCATAAAAGCTGTCAAAAGGTCTGAAGTAAGGGATAAAATACGGCAAGATTATGTAACTGGGATAACGGCTGTCATAAGGTCTCCACTATGGGGTGAAAATACAATCATAGAGATCATAAAAATAGTATATTCCACAGTTACCCCTTGATTTTGACCCCTTGAGTTGTGAAGTCATTTACCCCATTTAAAAAATCTTGCCACAATTTACCCTTAGTTGTGTCCATGTGATGGCATTTACCCTACTTTATTATTTTCTCCAAATTGACAAGGTGGACCCATATGTCAGTATGATGTCGCAGCTAACTTGGTGGACAACTCAGACCTGTATCATTAAAGACAATATTTGACACGGCACAGGGGCAGCACAATGCGGCCAGCTGCACCTATTTGACAAAATTTGACACCATTTCATAAAATTTGATGAGACTTAACATAATTCCTTACATCTCCAACGAATACATATCCTAAGATCCCACCTTGTCAAGTTTGTGTAAATAACTAAACGGGTTAAAGCTGTCAAAAGGTCTGAAGTAGCGGATGAAATGCATCAAGATTATGTAAATGGGATAACAGCTGTCACAAAGTCTCAACTATGGGGTGAAAATTGGAATAAACTCTTAAAAAACTTTGAAGCTTTTCTCAATATTTTTAATGGCGGAGATGTCGTAGATCAAAAAGAAAACTCTTAACTAAGCTCTATTATCTATACATATTAGTCCAGTTGGTCAACCAAGAAAGATAATTCAAGAATCAAATGATCAACATAGGAAAGAGAAGTAACGAACAAGTTGATCTAAAAATATCTGAAAGACTGTCTATGAGGATAGcgttatgctccctccgttccgaaatataaGTCTTCCTAGAGATTCCAcaaagtgactacatatgaagcaaaatgagtgaatctacactttaaaatatgtctacatacacctgTATGTTGCATTCCATTTGAAACGTCTAAAAAgacttatttaggaacggagggagtatatgagaaTGTAACCATAAACATAAGCATGGTACCAGAACAGGAGCATTGAACATAGGAAAGTTACCTCCCAGTATATCCCTGCAGCAACCTTATGAGGCATCAGCCAAAAGAATGTTGCTAGCTTAACTGAGTCATTCGTCTGACCAACTAACTTGGCATCCAAAGCTGCAGTAAAATAGTTCCCAAGTGTTGGATGCTGAACCGCAATAGCCACGTATAGATTATTGTCGGGGGCATCAGCACGAATACTCCAATTGCCAGACATATCCTAGAGGTCACACAACAAAAAGGAAAGCCACTAAGATTATGTAATGGACTAATTAATGGTAGTGGATCGGATATAACAAGTCCAAATTAGCAGAAACTAGAAACCAGCAGACAATTTGCATAGTATAAACACCATTAGTTGTCACTTGTGAGCCATCAGAAAAATATTATGCAGTGAGCACCGTATGCAACAGGATAGAGCCAAAAATGTTTCATTTGAGAAAAGGAGCAAACAGAGTAATTCACAACTTTTTTGTATATTTCTTGCCTAAAAAATTCACGGTTCATCACGCCCACATTTGTCCGAATGAACACCTCCATGTATATTCTATAAGATGAGAACCATACCATGAAGGGGCTGACATGTAAAGGTTTTGCAACGAGATCGGAACCCGGTTGGAAGGTAAACATCACCTTCTCCCCCCAGGGAGTATTTGTGACCTGAAACCAATAGTAAAATATTAGACAGTCAGCAATGTAATGACCCtcgcaaaaagaagaaaaaggaaaacaatGCAATGAGCTAACTAAAAACCAATCAACATGAATCCAACACAGAGGAGATGCCTCACTTCAGCGATGCACATCTTGAGGTCTTCATTTTGTCCTTGCGCCGCTGCGTCATAGCAGTAGTAGACGCTTAGTGGGTTCTGTTCGTATCCCACGCTCTTGGGCACCGTCAGGAGACGCCTTTATCAAACAACAAAGAACTAGCTCACCTCAGCGCAAATGAGCAAAatttacaacaacaacaaaaatcctAGTTATGCTTTTGCAATACAAATATTTTTTACATACTAGAACAGGCAATGTGGTTTTACAATAGCGTGCAAGAAGTGGTGTGAGATTTGTTCACGAGACGTGTCAGAGAGTTGAGAAATGCATCGCAGGGCGTCAGGGGTTCAGGGCCTTACACGGGGCCTGAAGTGGAGGCGATGCTGCGGGCTTCGGCGGCGGAGAGGTGgccggagagggggaggaggtcgAGGTCCACGAGGGCGTAGCGCACGGCGTACTCGAAGGCGTGCCCCGCCGGCCGCCGGCGCGAGTGCCGGACGCGGCCCTCGTAGAGCCgcgcggcgccggcgccggtgccGCCGGGAGCGGAACGGCGGGCGaaggggaggcggaggaggaggagcagggagAGCAGGGTGGAGGTGAGGATGGTGGTGGCCAGGGAGGCCAGCAGGTAGAGCGCCTCCATTGGCGGCTGCGGCGCTGCTGCTTCGGTCTCCGCAAATCCTTCAGTTTTCACAAGGGAAAAATTCAGGATTTGTCAGCAGCAGCAGCTGAAAACCATGTCTGACTGAAAATTGGTTCAGTTGCCTACTATTTTCAATGTCAGGTTTCAGTTGGTGGATTGATGTTGGCCACAAGACAAGAGGGCATTTTGGGTTGGATTCTTGTGCTGTTGTGGACTAGCGTTTGCGGTGGACAGTGCCTACACGTAGGTAGATGGGGATTTCAGTTAACTTTTTCGTCCAATCATCTGGCACAAATGGAGACTACAAATGTACTACACTAGTTGGAAATTCAGCAACAAGTCGGATCAGTCTAAGATAAGAAGTGAAATGCAACAGTTCAGTTTAGTTCAGTACCCAGAAACATCTAGTACAGTCTCGAATTGTTTCTTTACCGATACATCATCATTTGCAGATTATACAAGATGACAGCAAGAAAGAGTCTACTAATAACAATAACATACAGAAGCATCAAACAAGGCTTTTCTTTTGGCAGATTAAGAGAGCTTTTATTTATTCTAGAGGCAGAAGAGTTAAGCATGTAGAATCTGACTGCTTGAAGGCGTGAGATCGCTGAACGCCCTGGGAACCTCCACATCCTGCCAACGAACCAAGTAATCACAAGAAGATTGCTTCTTGACATGGCCGATGACCACATGGAGACCACGGCCGACGACGACGATCTTGCTCTCCAGGCAGCTCACGGACAGAGGCTTCATGATCCGCTCGGGCATGGGAGGCCCGTCCACAGGATCCCAGGAATCCGTCTCCGGATCGTAGACCTTCACCTTCATCCTCTCGTACTCGGAGATGACGAAGAGGCGTCCGTCGATGACCACGCTGAGCCCCGTCCACCCCTCGCGCATCCCGGCCGGCATCGCCTCCCAGCGGTCGGCCTTGGGGTCGTACACCTGCCCTCTCGGCGACGAGAAGAAGGGCCACGCGCAGCCCTCGGTGACGTAGAGCCtgccgccgacgacggcggagtccGAGGAGGCCATGTTGGCGCCCATGCTGGCGATCGGCTGCCACACGCCGTTCACCGGGTCGAGGACCTCCGCCGAGTCCAGCTCGAACTGGTCCGTGCTGTATCCCCCGGCGACGTACACGCGGCCGTCGATGACGCCGCCGGCGAAGAAGGAGCGCGCCGAGAGCATCCGGGGCACGACGGTCCAGCGGTTCTTGCAAACGTCGTACTTCAGCACCAGGTGCAGCGGGCAGTCCATGTCGGAGACGAGCCCGCCGCAGACGAGCAGGTGGGCGGCGTCCTCGCCCGGGACGGCGATGCAGCCGAAGCCGCGGGGGCAGGCCCGGTCCCGGCAGGGCATGCCGGGGATGGCGTGCCAGGCGAGGGAGTCGAGGTCCAGCACCTTCCACTGGATCTTGCCCGTGCAGCGGTGGAAGGCGAGCGTGAAGAGCCAGGGCGAGCGGAGGCCCATGGCCTTGCGGTGCGTGAAGAAGCGCGCCTTGTCGGCCAGCAGGTGGCGCCAGCGGCGGCACACGAGCCTGCAGGCGCCGTGGGCCTCCACGGGCAGCCGGAGGAGGCAGTTGAGCGCCGCGTCGTCCGGGAGGCCCGGGATGAGGGGCATCTCCCATGGAGGTTGCTGCTCCGGTTCGGTTGAGGACGGTGAGGTGGTGCCGGCGAGCCGGAACCTGGGCGTCAGCTTCATGTCGGAATCGCCCAGCTTCTGGACCGGAGAGTGGTGAGACGAGACTCGAACGCGGCGCATGCCCGTCTCCAAGAACACTGACTGCACAGGGAAAAATCCCCAATTTCTTTGCGCCCTGCCAACCTGATGCGCGCATGAAGGAAATCAATCAGTCAGTCACTTGAGAATTCATTCGTTCTACTAGTACAGAGGAACTGATTGCCAATCAAAAGAACAACTGATAGAAAATCGGAGCTGCCCATGGAAGAACTGCGAGCTGAccaaaccctagctagttcattTTAACCCGCGCACTATCCAATTCGCAGTCAGTCTCAGCTAAATACAGCACACACCAAGAAAGAAGAAACTACAGTAGTATCTAAGTTCCAATTCTTGGAAGAAGATGTGAATCAAGATGATACTTCCACAAGAAAATCAAGAGAAAATAAGGCACTAACCTGAATTGCTTGCTGATAGAACCGATGATGCCTGCTACAAGGAGGAGAGCCTTCTCTTCTCCTGCCTCCTTTTCCTGCCTGGTGGTGTGGCGTGGTGTGTCTGATTCAAGGAGGAGACGTCTGCAGGAGGAGGGGCAAAAATCTCCCTGCCATCGTGCTTGCTTTCCACTAGCCGATACTGCTCCTTTTAGCCACAAAAAAAACGGAGGCAGCGTCGAACCCAAACAAAAGCAGAGGGTCAGCAAAGCGGCTGAGCTGAACCTTTCCCCGTCGTCTGCACTTTCAACACCTTGTTCGGCGACCGGGTCCCACCATCCGTTGGACGGCCTACCCCctcttgtttttttattttcatcAGTATATATACATCACATTCTAGTTGAGTAAAGAAATTCGCAAGGCCTAACCGTATTTTGTTTTATTATTGTGTGTTTTCTCCCTGTATCTGTATGCATGTTCGACGATGCAATTCTCTTTGTGTTTGCTCCAGTGACACAGTGAGGGGCTCCAGCTGAAAATCATCCGAGCTGGTGCCGGCCACAGGTATCCATCATCGATCGATCCACGAGGGGAAGAAGATGCTACCAAACACATATTGTGTACAGTGGTAGATAGAGATTGCACCTAGAATCTCTGGAGTGTTAGGTGAGGTGTTTTTCCTTGAGTGTTAGGTGAGGAGGGGGTTGGTGAGCCGAACAAATCAATCGTTATCCAACCAACAGACACCGCTTTGATTGGAGGGACAGACTCGGCCACCAAGTGAAATGGAGCTGTTCCATCCTGGAATTAGCCGTTTTGAATTGAGTGAAGTCTGATTTAAACCTTGAGATTGTAGAGCTCGTCGTAAATAAATCCTCGCCTTTAAATCCCTGAAATTTGTACCCTATCCTCTGCAATCCCGACCGTTTTCAACCCTAAAACAATTCTAGACCAGTTTGTAAGCATAATCCCGGCCGGGATCGCTCGTTTCTCTCTATGACAACCTGGGCCTGCATGTCATCTtcatctcctcttccttttctctctTGCCTGGGCCCATTCAATCCGAGCAGCAATGCAGCGTACGTTGGTCCTTGCGCAAACTGGGCCAGTGCGTCGGCCACATGCAAGAGCGCTCGGAAGGAGGTGCCGTTGATATGATCTGCACGTCCTGGATCTTGGATATTACATGGCCAGTTTGCAATGCTACAGCTGAGTACGCATGTGTAAACACAGAAAAAGTAGAACGCATGTGGAAACTGGGCGAGTGTGTAGCACGCATGCAATGTCTAGCTAGAAATCAATGCACGCCTTCCTTCACATCATCGATTCCAACACAAAATACACAAACCACAAGCCAAAATGTGGCTGTCCATGCAAGTCAGTCCTCGTCTTCCTCCAGCTCGCCGTCTCCACGGCGACGACCAAAGGCAATGTTTTATACTTGTGATTATCCTTTCTTGTAAGCTAGGATCATTAGCTGGTTAGCTAGCTAGCCTCTCGGAGTTTGTTAGCACGTCGTCATGCACGTTTGCATCTGCATGCCCCATGTACGATTGCCCTTTGGCTTGAGCAATACAATCATGTTGCCTCACTTCTCTCTCCCGTTCTACAGGCAAGCATCTGCTCACGACGATCATCAAGGGTGGTGCGCGTGCGGCCACGGCGCTCTACACCGCGCCGCTGAGTACCGGCCACCTGACGGTGCTCGACCTATCTGCACCGACCACCACGTCGCCGTGCAGCGGGCAGACGACGACCGGGACGCTCTCCACCCACTCCACCGACGGCAGAGCAGACGACGACCGGGACGCTCTCCACCCACTCCACCGACGGCAGAGCAGACGACGACCGGGACGCTCTCCACCCACTCCACCGACGGCAGCAGCCCGCTGTCCCTGATCTCTGCCGCTGTCACCACCACCCGCAAGCCCGCCCCCTCAGACGCCGTCGGTATAGCCGGACTCGCACGCTCCAGCGCCTTGTGCCTGATCCAGCTGGCCAGCACGCAGAAGGTGGCCAACTTTCGTGCTCTGCTTTCGGAGCGACGGCAGGACCAGGGCAACAGCCATCACGATGTGGACCGGTGTAGTGAGtagaagaaaaaaaattgattCTGGCTGGGATCATGTTTTTCCCCGTGCACCAAACAGGTTAAGGGTTGGGAATGACCGGGATTCATGAGTATAGGGTATAGACTTCAGGGATTTAAAAATGAAGgttcatttatgacgagctctacaattttaaggtttaaaatagacttcaCTCTTTTGAATTAGATGGGACCTGCATCAAACGGTGCCTTTCATCACACATGAGACAAAGATAGACAAAAGATTTCATTTCCTGTACTAAAAAAGAAAGAGTTTCGCTACCTTGGGACGGTTAGAGTTACTGCCGCCCTTTACCGGGGCAGGAACTACAGCTAGTCAACAAGGAGCCAGGGTTCTGAACTCGAGGCTTTAGAGAAAATATAGGGAAAATACATCCTACAGCCGGGtgtaagagcatctctagtagaGCCCTCAAACTCCTAAACTCTTATAAATAACCGCTTTTTTTATAATTTGCGAGCAAAAAATTGCATAGACTAAAACCCCTTAACCCTCAAATCCTCAAAAAATTTTAAGGATCCAACCCTCAAACCCTCTTCCAACCCTGAAAAATAAGGATTAGGAAGCAAAATCTACCCTAACCCTCATTTGACGGTTATTCTCGCGCGGGAGGAAAAAATCCCGCGCCCATGCCCGTGTCCGCCGCTGCTagtcgcccccgccgccgcccggtCGACCTCCCGCGCGCCCGCGCCCACCCCGCCCCCAGCCGCCGgcctctcctccacctcctcccggTCGCGGCCGCGNNNNNNNNNNNNNNNNNNNNNNNNNNNNNNNNNNNNNNNNNNNNNNNNNNNNNNNNNNNNNNNNNNNNNNNNNNNNNNNNNNNNNNNNNNNNNNNNNNNNNNNNNNNNNNNNNNNNNNNNNNNNNNNNNNNNNNNNNNNNNNNNNNNNNNNNNNNNNNNNNNNNNNNNNNNNNNNNNNNNNNNNNNNNNNNNNNNNNNNNNNNNNNNNNNNNNNNNNNNNNNNNNNNNNNNNNNNNNNNNNNNNNNNNNNNNNNNNNNNNNNNNNNNNNNNNNNNNNNNNNNNNNNNNNNNNNNNNNNNNNNNNNNNNNNNNNNNNNNNNNNNCCGCCCCGCCCTCCGCCCTCCGCCCCGGCGCCGCCCTCCGCCTGTCATGCACGAGGTGCTCGACGGTATGCCCGCAACGACAACGTCGTTCATGGGGAATATTCCGTTAtgagggttgggtttgagggttttAATCTTTGTCCCTGTTTGTCCCTGTTTGAAcgtttgagggttctactagacATGCTCTAAGTATCCCCGCCCTGACATCCCTCCGATCGTACTCATGGATGGGTTTTGATTTAGTCGTCTAAGACTTAACCATGTCTCAGTCGGCTAACTGTCATGTGTGTGGGGTTTCGCTCGCTTTGACTCCCCTGTGCTGGGGTTGTATTGACCGTTGTGGGCTTTAGTCGTGGTCTCTGATGCCTTTGTTTTTGGCCTTTTAGTCGGGTGGGCTTGACTGTTTTGGCTGGGCTTATCCCTGATTGTACCTTTTAGCacttttccctttttatttgatAAAAAAGATACGGGTTTGCTAAGTCTGAAGAGGCTAGCTGTAAAGTTGACATAACCAAAATGGGCATCCTGTCTTGCGATGTTGCACTGTGTTAACTGAACAGTATTCAGATGTTACTGGCTAGCTACAAGGAGTGCACAAAAATCTGAAGACAGAACTAACTACTAGGAGTCTAGGACAAGTCatacaaaattgaaaaaaaaacttttCATGTGAGCATGACCCAGCTCAtttaacatgcatgaaagaaaAAACCGTTGGACTAAAAACTTGTGGCATTAAAAATGCCCGACAAAGTTACTCAAAAGAATTTCTCGATCACATGCTCTTGCAGTGGCAAAGCCAGGTTCTGGCTGTGTAGTCGCCTGACTACACAACAATTTGGCAAGTCAAAAATGGGTATAGCGGCAGAACAAATAAATACTATAGATCAGCTCAAAAGAAAAATGCTATAGAAAATGACTACATAGGCCCACGGTCATCTACGTTGTGTAACCTTTGGCTGGGCAAATGAAAGCAAAGTAAGTCGTAATAACTTCCTTGATCGGCCGGTCCATAAATCATGTGATTCTTCTCTCCACCTTTTGTGTTTTCATTTGTGTaaaccgaaatcactaattaaaaaTACTCGTTGCAAAGAATACTTCACTTTCTCAGGTCGTGACAAGtaacgcacatgcagcgcgccacttgtcacaacctgggagttttcccttttttgtagattcgtttattcaaaacacTTTATCTTTTAAACTGTGCGTCCAAATTTTGaaccgttttcatcattggattcctcgcgtcgagatttccaaaactagatcccatattgataggttttgacgaactttttttcacgaaaaaatcaGGCGAAAAAATTGAACCGGGAACACGGTTTTTTCCCTTTTTGAAAgaggcacacccgtgcctctcgtgaaaacaaaaccatgactctcgtggaaggaaaaaaacagaaaacattttttttcgtttcagagaggcacggccgtgactctcgtgaaagcacaaccgtgcctctcgcggaagcaaaaccatgactctcacgaaagaaagaaaaacagaaaacgcgtttttttttcctttttgagaggcacggccgtaactctcgcgaaagtacaaccgtgcttctcgcggaagcaaaatcatgactcttgcgaaagaaaaaaaacaaaaaaaacgcgttttgtttttccctatccgagaggcacggccgtgactctcgcgaaagcacacccgtgcctTTCGCGGAAGAAAAATTATGactctcatgaaagaaaaaaaacagaaaacgcgttttttccgtttccgaaaggcacggccgtgattcTTGCGgaaaaaccgtgactttcgcgaaagagAAAAAAAATGAGTTCTTTTCGTGCAaaataatttttttcaatttttttaatcaaaaagctaaggaagacagGGAAAACCACAACGTCGAAAAAGCccgaaaaaaaccgtttaaaaagtcgAAAACGcatgcagaaaaataaataaataaaattcaaAGGAAGCGtctagagcgcgacacgtggcgaatggctaaaAGCGTgccaagtgacgctgatcgttgcgaggctcccgaaaaagcgctcgttaactagttgctcccggtGTAAATCTCTAACCTCTCCAAGAT
This window harbors:
- the LOC119356739 gene encoding F-box/kelch-repeat protein At1g30090-like gives rise to the protein MRRVRVSSHHSPVQKLGDSDMKLTPRFRLAGTTSPSSTEPEQQPPWEMPLIPGLPDDAALNCLLRLPVEAHGACRLVCRRWRHLLADKARFFTHRKAMGLRSPWLFTLAFHRCTGKIQWKVLDLDSLAWHAIPGMPCRDRACPRGFGCIAVPGEDAAHLLVCGGLVSDMDCPLHLVLKYDVCKNRWTVVPRMLSARSFFAGGVIDGRVYVAGGYSTDQFELDSAEVLDPVNGVWQPIASMGANMASSDSAVVGGRLYVTEGCAWPFFSSPRGQVYDPKADRWEAMPAGMREGWTGLSVVIDGRLFVISEYERMKVKVYDPETDSWDPVDGPPMPERIMKPLSVSCLESKIVVVGRGLHVVIGHVKKQSSCDYLVRWQDVEVPRAFSDLTPSSSQILHA
- the LOC119356741 gene encoding uncharacterized protein LOC119356741 encodes the protein MEALYLLASLATTILTSTLLSLLLLLRLPFARRSAPGGTGAGAARLYEGRVRHSRRRPAGHAFEYAVRYALVDLDLLPLSGHLSAAEARSIASTSGPVRLLTVPKSVGYEQNPLSVYYCYDAAAQGQNEDLKMCIAEVTNTPWGEKVMFTFQPGSDLVAKPLHVSPFMDMSGNWSIRADAPDNNLYVAIAVQHPTLGNYFTAALDAKLVGQTNDSVKLATFFWLMPHKVAAGIYWEAFRLWLKNVRFLDHPRYLSGSYRSEALKRDLEIRSSCSFLHQKPRESIGRSSTATTDETTENSNHQDYKDGRGSIGVRWCVWRNAQWPWC